The Methylobacterium sp. FF17 genomic interval GCTAAACCCAGCTCATCCGCGCCGCAAATGCGCACCTGTTTTGGGCTACCGATCCGATGTTCAAGAAGCTCTTCTTCGCCTCCACCATGCTCGCCGGCCTCACCGCCGCTGCTTCGGCCGCCGACCTGCCGCGCCGCGCCGCGCCGCCGGTCTTCGTGCCGGTGCCGGTCTTCACCTGGACCGGCTTCTACGCCGGTTTCAACGCCGGTTATGGCTTCGATGCCGGTAGCCGCAACAGCGTCACGCAGATCGTGACCACGGGCGCCTCGGGCATCGTGCTGGCCCCGGCCGGCGTCGCTCAGGGCGCGGGCAACGGCCTCGTCTCCTTCGGCGACCGTAGCTCGCAGGAAGGTTTCACCGGCGGTGGCCAGATCGGCTACAACTACCAGTTCACCCCGGGCTCGGGCGTCGTGATCGGTATCGAAGCCGACGCGCAGTACGTCGACTTCGGCCGTAACCGTGGTCGCCAGCCCAGCTTCGGCTTCAGCAACGTCGCGAACGGCGTCGGCTTCGCCAATCCCGACCTGACCTACATCAACCCGAACGGCCTCTCGAGCCTCGACTTCTTCGGCACCGTGCGCGGCCGCATCGGTTACGCCTTCGACCGCACCCTCGTGTACGGCACCGGCGGCTTCGCCTACGGCGCCGGCAGCAACGAGCGCTCCTTCGGCGGCTTCCGTGGCAACGACGACTTCCGCACCGGCTACGCGGCTGGCGGCGGCATCGAGTACGCGCTCCCCACCGACTCGTTCCTGAACTTCTTCCGCTCCTCGGCCGTCACGCTCAAGGTCGAAGGCCTGTACGTG includes:
- a CDS encoding outer membrane protein, with protein sequence MFKKLFFASTMLAGLTAAASAADLPRRAAPPVFVPVPVFTWTGFYAGFNAGYGFDAGSRNSVTQIVTTGASGIVLAPAGVAQGAGNGLVSFGDRSSQEGFTGGGQIGYNYQFTPGSGVVIGIEADAQYVDFGRNRGRQPSFGFSNVANGVGFANPDLTYINPNGLSSLDFFGTVRGRIGYAFDRTLVYGTGGFAYGAGSNERSFGGFRGNDDFRTGYAAGGGIEYALPTDSFLNFFRSSAVTLKVEGLYVNLDRNNASNVFAVSNSTGTQFSTNTAYASTVGGTLRRNDTEFAVVRAGLNYKFGSY